Genomic DNA from Mesorhizobium sp. 131-2-1:
TCGACAATCCGAGGGCCGGAGACGCCTCGAAGGCGAAGCAGCCCGAGGCCGGAGCGCCGAAGACGGCTGAAGCAGAGCCGAAGGCGCCGCTGCGCTCCGTCGCCGTGGTGACGCCGCCGCGCAGGACCTATGCGCGCGCCATCCGCATTTCCGGGCTGACCGAAGCCGACAAGCGGGCGGTGCTGGCAACGCGTGTCGCCGGCGTCATCGACAAGCTGCCGGTGAGACAGGGCCAGCACGTCAAGACCGGCGATCTGGTGCTGATGCTTGCCGCGGAGGAGAAGATCTCCAATGTCGACAACGCCAGGCAGCTTCTGGTGCAGCGCCAGGCCGAGCTGGAAGCGGCCCTGCGGCTGATGAAATCCGGCAACCTGCCCGCTCTGCAGCTCGACACTGCCCGCTCGAACCTGACGGCGGCCCAGTCGATGGTGGAAACGGCGCAGGCCGAGCTCGACCGCAACGAGGTCAAGGCGCCGTTCGATGGCGTCATCGACCGCGTTCCGGTGGAACTCGGCAGCTCGGTGATGCAGGGCGGCGAGGTGGCGACCATCCTCAAGCTCGACCCGGTGATCGCGCGCGGCGAGGTCAGCGAGCGCGACCTGCGCTACATCAAGATCGGCGACCAGGCCAATGTGCGGCTGGTCAACGACCAGAAGGTCACCGGCACGGTGCGCTACATCAGCCGCGATGCCTCCTCGCAGACCCGCACCTTCCGCGTCGAGGTGGCGATCCCCAATGCCGATGGCGCCATCCCTGCCGGCATGACGGCCGAAATGACGCTGAGCGCGCAGCCGACCGACGCGGTGATGCTACCGCGCTCGGTGGTGACGCTGGGCGACAAGGGCGATCTCGGCATCCGCGCCGTCGGCAAGGACGACAAGGTGGCGTTCTATCCGATCGATCTCGTCGACGACACGCCGAACGGCCTGGTGCTGGGCGGCATTCCGCAGGACGCCCGCATCATCGTCGCCGGCCAGGAGCTGGTGAAGGAGGGCGATTCGGTCAAGCCGGTCGAGGCCGACCAGGCGACGATCAACAAGCTGATCGGCGAAGCCACCGCCGGCACGCAGTAGCGCGGCCCGGCGCCGGGCGCCGCCCGGCGACGGCAAGTTCGCTGCTCCCCGAAGACAACAGCAGGCATAAGTCATGGATATCGTCAGACTCGCCATCCACAACGCTCGCCTCACAATATCGGCGCTGCTGTTCCTGCTGGTCGCGGGCTGGGTCGCCTATCAGTCGACGCCGAAGGAAGCGGAGCCCGACGTTCCGATTCCGATGATGTATATCAGCCTGATCTACCAGGGCATCTCGCCAGAGGATTCGGAGCGCCTGCTGCTCCGGCCCATGGAAAGCAAACTAAAGAGCCTCAAGGGCCTGAAGGAGATGCGTTCGGCAGCCTTCCAGGGCGGCGGCTACGTGCTGGTCGAGTTCCAGCCGCAGACCAATCTGGCGACAGCGCTGCAGGATACGCGCAGCAAGGTGCAGGACGCCAAGGCCGACCTGCCGCAAGCCGCTGAGGAGCCGACGGTCAACGAGGTCAACGTCTCGGAATTCCCGGTCCTTGTCGTGACGCTCTCGGGCGACGTGCCCGAGCGCGTGCTGACGGCGGCGGCGCGCGAATTGCGCGACCGCATCGAAGAGGTGCCGGGCGTGCTGGAAGGCTCGCTGCAGGGCGCGCGCGACGATCTGGTCGAAGTCGTCATCGATCCGGTCAAGCTGTCGTCCTACGGGCTGCAGCTCGACCAGGTGATGCAAGGCGTCGGTGCCTCCAACAGCCTTGTCGCCGCCGGCAACCTCGAAGGCTCGGAGGGCAAATACGCGGTCAAGGTGCCGTCGCTGATCGAGACGCCCGAGGATGTCGCCAACCTGCCGGTCGTCGCTACGCCGAATGCCGTGGTGCAGGCCAAGGACATCGCCACCATCCGCTCGACCTTCAAGGATGCCGAGACGGTGACGCGCCTGGACGGCAAGCCGGCGATCGCCATCGAGGTGAAGAAGCGCATCGGCGCCAATCTGATCGACACGCTGAACCACGTCAGGAAGGTGTCCGACACCTTCATCAAGACGATGCCGGAAGGCATGCACGTCACCTACACGCAGGACAAGTCGGTCTTCGTCAACCAGTTGCTCGGCGACCTGCAGAACCATGTCATGATCGCCGTCATCCTGGTGTTCATCGTCATCCTCTACGCGCTGTCGGGCCGCGCTTCCTTGCTGATCGGCCTCGCCATTCCGTCGTCCTTCCTGATCGGCATCCTGTTGCTTGCCATGATGGGCTACACGATCAACATGATCGTGCTGTTCAGCCTCATCCTGGCGGTCGGCATGCTGGTCGACGATGCCATCATCGTCACCGAGTTCGCCGAACGGCGCATGAGCGAGGGCATGCCGAAGGCGGACGCTTTCGCGCTGGCCGCCAGGCGCATGGCCGGTCCGGTCATCGCCGCCACCATGACGCGCATCGCGGCGTTCTCGCCGCTCTTGTTCTGGCCGGGCATCATCGGCGACTTCATGAAATACATGCCGATCACGCTGATCGTGACGCTGTCGGCCTCGATGCTCTACGCGCTGGTCTTCGCGCCGACGCTGGGCGCAATCTTCGCCAAGGCGCCCAAGCATCACGAGGAAGACAACCGCGACGGCTGGTACATGGCGCTGGTCAAGCAGGCGGTGCGCTTCCCGATCACCGTCATCCTGCTCACTGTCGGGCTTTTGGTCGGCGTCGGCTTCGCCTATTCGAAATACGGCGCCGGCGTCGAGTTCTTCCCCAGTGTCGAGCCGGACTACGGCCTGCTCTACGTGCATGCCCGCGGCAATCTTTCGCTGGCCGAAATGGACGCCGCCACCAAGGAAGCCGAAAACAGGCTGCTCGGCTGGCCGGGCGTCAAGTCGGTCTACACGCGCGCCGGCAAGACGCAGGGCGGCGGCCAGGACATTCCCGAAGATGTCGTCGGTGTGATCCAGTACGAGTTCGTCGACTGGCGCGAGCGCAAGTCGGCCAACCAGATCCTCAGCGATCTGCGCGGCGTCATGGCCGGCATTCCCGGCGTCGATGTCGAGGTGCGCGTGCCGGAAGCCGGCCCGCCGACCGGCAAGCCGATCCAGATCAGGCTTTCGGCCGCCGACCCCAAGGGGCTCGACGACAAGGCACGCGCGGTGGCGGCGCGGATCGCCAAGATACCGAACGTCATCGACATTTCGGACGGCCTGCCGCCGCCCGGCGTCGACTGGGCGCTCGAGGTCGACCGCGCCAAGGCAGCGCAATATGGCATCAGCCCGACCTCGGTCGGCACGGTGGTGCAGCTGGTGACCAACGGGCTTAAGCTCTCGGAATACCGGCCGGCCGGTGCGGACGACGCCGTCGACATCCGGCTGCGCCTGCCCGAGGACCGGCGCACGCTGTCGACGCTCGACGAGCTGAGGGTGCAGACCTCGCAAGGCTCGGTGCCGATCTCGAACTTCGTCGTCAGGAAGCCTGAGCCGACGGTTGGCATCCTCAACCGCATCGACGGCGCGCGTACGGTGGTGGTGCAAGCCAATGTCAGCGCCGGCGCCCAGGTCGCGGCCGTGCAGCAGGAGGTCACCAAGGCTGTCTCCGAAATGGATCTCGGCAGCGGCATCCGCTGGAAGCTCGCCGGCTCCAACGAGGACAGCGCCGAGGCCGGCGCCTTCCTCAGCAAGGCCTTCGGCGCGGCGATCTTCCTGATCTTCCTGGTGCTGCTCATGCAGTTCAACAAGTTCACCAGCGTCTTGCTGGTGCTGTCCTGCGTGGTCATGGCGACGGTCGGCGTGTTCCTGGGACTGCTTTTGACGGGCGAGGCCTTCGGCATCGTCATGTCCGGCATCGGCGTCATCGCGCTTGCAGGCGTGGTGGTGAACAACAACATCGTGCTGATCGACACCTACGATCGTCTGCGCGAGGAAGGCTGGGACAAGATGGACGCGGTGCTGCAGACCTGCCGCGAGCGCGCCCGTCCGGTGGTGCTGACTGCGGTGTCGGCCATTCTCGGCGTGTTGCCGATCGCCTTCGGCCTCGGCCTCGAAATCTTCCATCACGAGACGACGATCAATGCGCCGTCGACGCAGTGGTGGATCTCGCTGTCGTCGGCGATCGTCTTCGGCCTCTCCTTCGCCACCCTGCTGACGCTGGTGGTGACCCCGTCGATGCTGATGGTGTTCACGCGCAGCAAGGACAGCCGCTTCAACGCGTTCTTCCGGCGGCTGTTCCGGCGTGGCAAGGGCAAGGTTTCAACAACCGTTGCCGACCACGATGCGGGTGCCGAGCCGGCAATCGCCTTCCAGAAAGCCGCCGAATAAGTCAGCTCAACCAACAAGATAAAGGCCGCTCGGGGAACAACCGGGCGGCCTTTTGCATTGTCCCAGCATAACTTCACCTCACGGCGAGG
This window encodes:
- a CDS encoding efflux RND transporter periplasmic adaptor subunit translates to MPKIRFHKLAAIVVLIGFAAWMGTGAFSSVGSAAVDNPRAGDASKAKQPEAGAPKTAEAEPKAPLRSVAVVTPPRRTYARAIRISGLTEADKRAVLATRVAGVIDKLPVRQGQHVKTGDLVLMLAAEEKISNVDNARQLLVQRQAELEAALRLMKSGNLPALQLDTARSNLTAAQSMVETAQAELDRNEVKAPFDGVIDRVPVELGSSVMQGGEVATILKLDPVIARGEVSERDLRYIKIGDQANVRLVNDQKVTGTVRYISRDASSQTRTFRVEVAIPNADGAIPAGMTAEMTLSAQPTDAVMLPRSVVTLGDKGDLGIRAVGKDDKVAFYPIDLVDDTPNGLVLGGIPQDARIIVAGQELVKEGDSVKPVEADQATINKLIGEATAGTQ
- a CDS encoding efflux RND transporter permease subunit, encoding MDIVRLAIHNARLTISALLFLLVAGWVAYQSTPKEAEPDVPIPMMYISLIYQGISPEDSERLLLRPMESKLKSLKGLKEMRSAAFQGGGYVLVEFQPQTNLATALQDTRSKVQDAKADLPQAAEEPTVNEVNVSEFPVLVVTLSGDVPERVLTAAARELRDRIEEVPGVLEGSLQGARDDLVEVVIDPVKLSSYGLQLDQVMQGVGASNSLVAAGNLEGSEGKYAVKVPSLIETPEDVANLPVVATPNAVVQAKDIATIRSTFKDAETVTRLDGKPAIAIEVKKRIGANLIDTLNHVRKVSDTFIKTMPEGMHVTYTQDKSVFVNQLLGDLQNHVMIAVILVFIVILYALSGRASLLIGLAIPSSFLIGILLLAMMGYTINMIVLFSLILAVGMLVDDAIIVTEFAERRMSEGMPKADAFALAARRMAGPVIAATMTRIAAFSPLLFWPGIIGDFMKYMPITLIVTLSASMLYALVFAPTLGAIFAKAPKHHEEDNRDGWYMALVKQAVRFPITVILLTVGLLVGVGFAYSKYGAGVEFFPSVEPDYGLLYVHARGNLSLAEMDAATKEAENRLLGWPGVKSVYTRAGKTQGGGQDIPEDVVGVIQYEFVDWRERKSANQILSDLRGVMAGIPGVDVEVRVPEAGPPTGKPIQIRLSAADPKGLDDKARAVAARIAKIPNVIDISDGLPPPGVDWALEVDRAKAAQYGISPTSVGTVVQLVTNGLKLSEYRPAGADDAVDIRLRLPEDRRTLSTLDELRVQTSQGSVPISNFVVRKPEPTVGILNRIDGARTVVVQANVSAGAQVAAVQQEVTKAVSEMDLGSGIRWKLAGSNEDSAEAGAFLSKAFGAAIFLIFLVLLMQFNKFTSVLLVLSCVVMATVGVFLGLLLTGEAFGIVMSGIGVIALAGVVVNNNIVLIDTYDRLREEGWDKMDAVLQTCRERARPVVLTAVSAILGVLPIAFGLGLEIFHHETTINAPSTQWWISLSSAIVFGLSFATLLTLVVTPSMLMVFTRSKDSRFNAFFRRLFRRGKGKVSTTVADHDAGAEPAIAFQKAAE